From a single Lentimicrobiaceae bacterium genomic region:
- a CDS encoding NAD(P) transhydrogenase subunit alpha: MEEVLKFFLEYKDLIFIITLSVFLGIEVISHVPAVLHTPLMSGSNAIHGVVIIGAIIVMGHAENTLSLILGFLAVVLGTLNVVGGFVVTDRMLEMFKKKKK; this comes from the coding sequence ATGGAAGAAGTTCTGAAATTTTTTCTGGAATACAAGGATCTGATTTTTATCATCACCCTCTCGGTATTCCTTGGAATAGAAGTAATATCCCATGTTCCTGCTGTGCTTCATACACCGCTGATGTCGGGGAGTAATGCCATTCATGGTGTTGTAATCATTGGTGCCATTATCGTAATGGGACATGCCGAAAACACCCTTTCCCTCATCCTGGGCTTTTTGGCAGTTGTGCTTGGCACTCTCAATGTTGTGGGAGGATTTGTAGTGACAGACAGGATGCTGGAAATGTTTAAGAAAAAGAAAAAATAA
- a CDS encoding NAD(P)(+) transhydrogenase (Re/Si-specific) subunit beta → METISKIIEFSYEISVLEISYLVASVLFILGLKKLSHPLTARSGNLWAAAGMAAAILFTILFHKTTITHPDGTTVVKSIGNIPWILAALAIGSFIGWYASVKVKMTAMPQMVSIFNGMGGACAALISMMEFPGMQNELAAAGDAHMFTGEAIAILLGLMIGSVSFAGSMIAFLKLDGRLGDIKNPVLRIVNLTFLALLLIALVVIMLMQPVAGNNWPIYLFAVAALIYGVTFVMPIGGADMPVVISLLNSFTGVAAAMGGFLYGNTAMLTGGILVGSSGTILTILMCNAMNRSLLNVIIGAFGVSAAGGPDDGDKTVKEVSLSDAAVLLSYSQKVYIVPGYGLAVAQAQHLCHELDTLLAGKGVEVKYAIHPVAGRMPGHMNVLLAEADVPYEKLVEMEDANNEMANTDVVIVIGANDVVNPAAEDDPSSPIYGMPIIKAQEARNIIVMKRSMAAGYAAIPNNLFYHPKNRMLFGDAKATLQKLIAEIKSL, encoded by the coding sequence ATGGAAACTATTTCAAAAATAATTGAATTCAGCTACGAAATTTCGGTTCTCGAAATCTCTTACCTTGTTGCTTCGGTTTTATTTATTCTTGGACTTAAAAAACTAAGTCACCCTCTTACTGCCCGAAGCGGAAACCTGTGGGCTGCAGCCGGAATGGCTGCCGCAATTCTGTTTACCATTCTTTTTCACAAAACCACCATTACTCATCCCGACGGAACAACTGTGGTAAAAAGCATTGGCAATATCCCCTGGATTCTGGCAGCACTCGCCATTGGCTCATTTATTGGCTGGTATGCATCTGTAAAAGTCAAAATGACCGCCATGCCCCAAATGGTTTCCATCTTTAACGGTATGGGAGGTGCTTGTGCTGCGCTTATTTCCATGATGGAATTTCCGGGAATGCAAAACGAACTTGCAGCAGCTGGCGATGCACACATGTTTACCGGCGAAGCCATTGCAATTCTGCTTGGATTGATGATAGGAAGTGTTTCTTTTGCAGGAAGTATGATAGCATTTCTTAAACTTGATGGTCGTCTGGGCGATATTAAAAATCCGGTTCTGCGCATCGTAAATCTGACTTTTCTTGCCCTCCTGCTTATTGCACTGGTAGTTATTATGCTTATGCAACCTGTTGCAGGCAACAACTGGCCTATTTATCTGTTTGCAGTTGCCGCTCTTATTTACGGGGTTACATTTGTCATGCCGATTGGCGGAGCCGATATGCCGGTGGTTATCTCATTGCTCAACTCTTTTACAGGTGTTGCAGCAGCTATGGGAGGATTTCTTTATGGCAATACAGCCATGCTCACCGGAGGTATTCTGGTTGGTTCGTCTGGTACAATCCTCACCATTCTCATGTGTAATGCCATGAACCGCTCTTTGCTCAATGTCATCATTGGTGCCTTTGGAGTGAGTGCAGCAGGTGGCCCCGACGACGGAGACAAAACGGTAAAGGAGGTTTCGCTCAGCGATGCCGCTGTTCTGTTGAGTTACTCACAAAAAGTTTACATCGTTCCCGGTTATGGTCTGGCAGTGGCTCAGGCCCAGCATTTGTGCCACGAACTCGACACTTTGCTGGCAGGCAAAGGAGTGGAAGTTAAATATGCCATTCATCCGGTAGCCGGCCGTATGCCAGGCCATATGAATGTACTGCTGGCTGAAGCAGATGTGCCTTATGAAAAACTGGTTGAAATGGAAGACGCCAACAACGAAATGGCCAATACGGACGTTGTTATCGTCATCGGTGCCAACGATGTTGTAAACCCGGCTGCCGAAGACGACCCTTCAAGCCCCATTTACGGCATGCCTATTATTAAGGCACAGGAAGCCAGAAATATTATTGTGATGAAACGTAGTATGGCTGCAGGTTATGCGGCCATCCCCAACAACCTCTTTTATCACCCGAAAAACAGAATGCTTTTTGGTGACGCAAAAGCTACATTGCAAAAGCTTATTGCAGAGATTAAAAGCCTCTGA